Genomic DNA from Sphingobium sp. V4:
GCCTTATTCGATCACGATCAGCGGCTGGTCATATTCGACCGGCTGGCCGTTATCGACCAGCACCGCCTTGACCGTGCCGGCCGAGGGAGCGGTGATCGCGTTCATGACCTTCATGGCCTCCACGATCAGGACGGTTTCGCCGGCGGCGACCTGCGATCCGATGCGGGCGAAGGGCGCGGCGCCCGGTTCGGCCGAGAGATAGGCGGTGCCGACGATCGGCGACTTGACCACGGTGCCGGCGGGGAGGCCGGATTCGGCCGCCGTAGCGGGAGCGGCGGGCGCAGCGGCCGGGGCAGCAGCGACGGGGGCGGCGGCCGGCGCGGCGGCATAGACGGGCGCGGCGGCGGACGCGGCCTTGCGCGCGACG
This window encodes:
- the accB gene encoding acetyl-CoA carboxylase biotin carboxyl carrier protein, with protein sequence MTEKQEKGAMQVDVQLVRDLAALLDDTNLTEIEVEDGDRKIRVARKAASAAAPVYAAAPAAAPVAAAPAAAPAAPATAAESGLPAGTVVKSPIVGTAYLSAEPGAAPFARIGSQVAAGETVLIVEAMKVMNAITAPSAGTVKAVLVDNGQPVEYDQPLIVIE